In the genome of Sander vitreus isolate 19-12246 chromosome 13, sanVit1, whole genome shotgun sequence, one region contains:
- the brd8a gene encoding bromodomain-containing protein 8 isoform X7: protein MGCRDDRKMANGVGKHKLLVIGPIEPWSVREKLCLATSVMKSGDQNWVSVSRAIKPFAEPGRPPDWFSQKHCASKYSELLETTEAPKRKRGEKSEVVETVEDVIVRRLTADRIDELKRLIKETQEKHRKLKREAELIQAGRLDSKLEELWEEVLQKEKLEKEETELKRKNTNASYQGKLNISSRVTDKRILSMLPLPLPARQVARNTPKRVPSITMHSPSDCISPSKEFSPGDPLECLTLDLASTKNASGSARLMSIAESSGLGNDDISHGSLLDDPTQKKLLGQKATPPPSPLLSELLKKGSILATNSRLIGEGDVTTGNMTAANDLQLAPPSQPLSQATEMDVMVPSLPPGCQPVSAEDKVSELSEEDVSGSYMGDELDLKTVGDIIAIIEDKADEIVEALDAAAVEAALSLCEENGHALSGAWEAGPFQPHESHPAVPTGDPQSLSFHSCLEGKTELLEVQRGTSASLSSVCNSQDNGLAAFPMGLRDLPPTSSFSRSSKSLEHCHTGAPPQPEAMRETGGLAHQRSQISRGVTIKCESKKWTQQRPEKPHGDSVLEDSPLTERHPKKMKAEDGISVGGGENASGTKVYTELNGPEVCREEDGDGVEGFLSEPDGEMELEPAASESEDGYSLHTASSSLQLHTTADSIPSSPASSQFSVCSEDLEALQAHKIWKKAIMLVWRAAANHRYANVFLQPVTDEIAPGYHSIVQRPMDLAAIKKNIETGVIRTTAEFQRDIMLMFQNAVMYNSLDHDVYHMALEMQRDVLEQIQQFLATQLIMETSESGISAKSLRGRESTRKQDSTDKDIVSMSSPAFLLSLFDGGTRGRRCAIEADLKMKK from the exons ATGGGATGTCGGGATGACAGGAAAATGGCAAACGGGGTTGGAA AACACAAGCTACTTGTCATTGGACCAATAGAGCCATGGTCAGTGAGGGAGAAGCTGTGTTTGGCCACATCTGTCATGAAGAGTGGAGACCAGAACTG GGTATCTGTCAGTCGAGCCATCAAGCCATTTGCAGAACCCGGGCGACCACCTGACTGGTTCTCTCAAAAG CACTGTGCCTCCAAGTACTCTGAGCTCCTGGAAACAACAGAGGCCCCAAA GCGGAAGCGTGGTGAGAAAAGTGAAGTGGTGGAGACAGTGGAGGACGTGATAGTACGCAGGCTGACAGCTGACAGGATTGATGAACTAAAAAGGTTGATCAAAGAAACACAGGAGAAGCACAG GAAGCTGAAGAGAGAGGCTGAACTGATTCAAGCAGGACGTCTAGATTCCAAACTAGAAGAGTTATGGGAAGAAGTTCTGCA GAAGGAGAAACTGGAGAAGGAAGAAACAgagttgaaaagaaaaaacacaaatgcttctTATCAGG GCAAGTTGAACATCAGCTCTCGTGTGACTGATAAGAGAATCCTCTCTATGCTGCCCCTCCCTCTTCCAGCCAGACAGGTGGCAAGGAACACACCTAAGCGAGTGCCAAGCATCACCATGCATTCACCCTCAGACTGTATCTCCCCAAGCAAGGAGTTCTCACCAGGTGACCCACTCGAGTGCTTGACACTGGATCTTGCatcaacaaaaaat GCTTCAGGATCAGCCAGATTAATGTCAATTGCTGAGTCTTCTGGACTTGGTAATGATGACATCAGCCACGGGTCACTTCTGGATGACCCCACCCAAAAGAAGCTTCTGGGCCAGAAAGCCACACCACCACCATCTCCGCTCCTGTCAGAGTTATTGAAGAAAGGCAGTATCTTGGCCACAAATTCCAGACTG ATTGGGGAGGGTGACGTGACCACCGGTAATATGACAGCAGCAAATGACTTGCAGCTGGCTCCGCCTAGCCAACCTCTCTCTCAAGCAACAG AGATGGATGTTATGGTGCCATCTTTGCCCCCTGGATGCCAACCTGTCTCTGCAGAGGATAAAGTGTCAGAGCTCAGTGAGGAGGATGTGTCTGGGTCCTACATGGGGGATGAGCTGGACCTGAAGACAGTGGGGGACATTATTGCCATCATTGAGGACAAG GCAGATGAGATTGTAGAGGCTTTGGATGCAGCTGCAGTTGAGGCTGCACTGTCACTGTGTGAGGAGAACGGCCATGCTTTGTCTGGTGCCTGGGAGGCTGGGCCTTTCCAGCCCCATGAGTCTCACCCCGCAGTGCCCACAGGGGACCCACAGTCCTTGTCTTTTCACAGTTGTCTGGAGGGGAAGACAGAATTGTTAGAAGTTCAGCGTGGGACTTCAGCTTCACTCTCCTCTGTTTGCAACAGTCAAGATAACGGTCTTGCAGCATTCCCAATGGGACTAAGGGACCTTCCTCCCACCTCCTCATTCTCACGCAGCTCAAAGAGTTTGGAGCACTGCCACACTGGAGCACCTCCACAACCTGAGGCCATGAGAGAGACTGGAGGGTTGGCACACCAGAGAAGCCAAATTTCAAGGGGTGTTACTATAAAATGTGAGAGTAAGAAGTGGACACAGCAAAGACCTGAAAAACCCCATGGAG ACTCAGTGTTAGAAGATAGCCCACTGACAGAAAGGCATCCCAAG aAGATGAAAGCGGAGGATGGAATAAGTGTCGGGGGAGGAGAGAATGCCTCAGGGACTAAAGTGTACACTGAGCTCAATGGGCCAGAAGTGTGTCGAGAAGAAGATGGTGATGGGGTGGAGGGATTCTTGTCAGAGCCAGACGGCGAGATGGAGCTAGAACCTGCGGCCAGCGAGAGTGAGGATGGATACAGCCTCCATACGGCCTCCTCGTCTCTACAGCTCCACACAACCGCAGACTCCATCCCCAGCAGCCCTGCCTCATCACAGTT TTCTGTGTGCAGTGAGGACCTGGAAGCTCTACAGGCTCACAAGATCTGGAAGAAAGCCATTATGCTGGTGTGGCgtgcagcagccaatcacag GTATGCAAATGTCTTCCTGCAGCCAGTAACAGATGAAATTGCACCTGGGTACCACAGTATTGTGCAGAG GCCCATGGACCTTGCCgccataaaaaagaacattgagACTGGTGTGATTCGGACCACCGCTGAGTTCCAGAGGGACATCATGTTGATGTTTCAGAATGCGGTCATGTACAACAGTCTGGATCATGACGTGTACCACATGGCTCTGGAGATGCAGCGTGATGTCCTGGAGCAGATCCAGCAGTTTCTGGCTACCCAGCTTATCATGGAGACGTCAGAGTCTGGTATCAGCGCCAAGAGCCTGAGGGGCCGTGAGAGCACACGCAAACAGGACTCTACTGACAAG GACATTGTCTCCATGTCCTCtcctgccttccttctttctcttttt GATGGAGGCACCAGAGGGCGCCGTTGTGCCATAGAAGCTGACCTCAAGATGAAGAAATGA
- the brd8a gene encoding bromodomain-containing protein 8 isoform X6 — protein MKSGDQNWVSVSRAIKPFAEPGRPPDWFSQKHCASKYSELLETTEAPKRKRGEKSEVVETVEDVIVRRLTADRIDELKRLIKETQEKHRKLKREAELIQAGRLDSKLEELWEEVLQKEKLEKEETELKRKNTNASYQGKLNISSRVTDKRILSMLPLPLPARQVARNTPKRVPSITMHSPSDCISPSKEFSPGDPLECLTLDLASTKNASGSARLMSIAESSGLGNDDISHGSLLDDPTQKKLLGQKATPPPSPLLSELLKKGSILATNSRLIGEGDVTTGNMTAANDLQLAPPSQPLSQATGAPMLSRLLEASPTQFSAPLGFMVSADSASSAPLSAATPVPVDSAASTEMDVMVPSLPPGCQPVSAEDKVSELSEEDVSGSYMGDELDLKTVGDIIAIIEDKADEIVEALDAAAVEAALSLCEENGHALSGAWEAGPFQPHESHPAVPTGDPQSLSFHSCLEGKTELLEVQRGTSASLSSVCNSQDNGLAAFPMGLRDLPPTSSFSRSSKSLEHCHTGAPPQPEAMRETGGLAHQRSQISRGVTIKCESKKWTQQRPEKPHGDSVLEDSPLTERHPKKMKAEDGISVGGGENASGTKVYTELNGPEVCREEDGDGVEGFLSEPDGEMELEPAASESEDGYSLHTASSSLQLHTTADSIPSSPASSQFSVCSEDLEALQAHKIWKKAIMLVWRAAANHRYANVFLQPVTDEIAPGYHSIVQRPMDLAAIKKNIETGVIRTTAEFQRDIMLMFQNAVMYNSLDHDVYHMALEMQRDVLEQIQQFLATQLIMETSESGISAKSLRGRESTRKQDSTDKDIVSMSSPAFLLSLFDGGTRGRRCAIEADLKMKK, from the exons ATGAAGAGTGGAGACCAGAACTG GGTATCTGTCAGTCGAGCCATCAAGCCATTTGCAGAACCCGGGCGACCACCTGACTGGTTCTCTCAAAAG CACTGTGCCTCCAAGTACTCTGAGCTCCTGGAAACAACAGAGGCCCCAAA GCGGAAGCGTGGTGAGAAAAGTGAAGTGGTGGAGACAGTGGAGGACGTGATAGTACGCAGGCTGACAGCTGACAGGATTGATGAACTAAAAAGGTTGATCAAAGAAACACAGGAGAAGCACAG GAAGCTGAAGAGAGAGGCTGAACTGATTCAAGCAGGACGTCTAGATTCCAAACTAGAAGAGTTATGGGAAGAAGTTCTGCA GAAGGAGAAACTGGAGAAGGAAGAAACAgagttgaaaagaaaaaacacaaatgcttctTATCAGG GCAAGTTGAACATCAGCTCTCGTGTGACTGATAAGAGAATCCTCTCTATGCTGCCCCTCCCTCTTCCAGCCAGACAGGTGGCAAGGAACACACCTAAGCGAGTGCCAAGCATCACCATGCATTCACCCTCAGACTGTATCTCCCCAAGCAAGGAGTTCTCACCAGGTGACCCACTCGAGTGCTTGACACTGGATCTTGCatcaacaaaaaat GCTTCAGGATCAGCCAGATTAATGTCAATTGCTGAGTCTTCTGGACTTGGTAATGATGACATCAGCCACGGGTCACTTCTGGATGACCCCACCCAAAAGAAGCTTCTGGGCCAGAAAGCCACACCACCACCATCTCCGCTCCTGTCAGAGTTATTGAAGAAAGGCAGTATCTTGGCCACAAATTCCAGACTG ATTGGGGAGGGTGACGTGACCACCGGTAATATGACAGCAGCAAATGACTTGCAGCTGGCTCCGCCTAGCCAACCTCTCTCTCAAGCAACAG GTGCCCCGATGTTATCCCGTCTCCTGGAGGCAAGTCCCACCCAGTTTTCTGCTCCGTTAGGTTTCATGGTCAGTGCTGACTCAGCCTCCAGTGCTCCTCTCTCTGCTGCCACTCCTGTGCCTGTTGACTCTGCTGCAAGTACAG AGATGGATGTTATGGTGCCATCTTTGCCCCCTGGATGCCAACCTGTCTCTGCAGAGGATAAAGTGTCAGAGCTCAGTGAGGAGGATGTGTCTGGGTCCTACATGGGGGATGAGCTGGACCTGAAGACAGTGGGGGACATTATTGCCATCATTGAGGACAAG GCAGATGAGATTGTAGAGGCTTTGGATGCAGCTGCAGTTGAGGCTGCACTGTCACTGTGTGAGGAGAACGGCCATGCTTTGTCTGGTGCCTGGGAGGCTGGGCCTTTCCAGCCCCATGAGTCTCACCCCGCAGTGCCCACAGGGGACCCACAGTCCTTGTCTTTTCACAGTTGTCTGGAGGGGAAGACAGAATTGTTAGAAGTTCAGCGTGGGACTTCAGCTTCACTCTCCTCTGTTTGCAACAGTCAAGATAACGGTCTTGCAGCATTCCCAATGGGACTAAGGGACCTTCCTCCCACCTCCTCATTCTCACGCAGCTCAAAGAGTTTGGAGCACTGCCACACTGGAGCACCTCCACAACCTGAGGCCATGAGAGAGACTGGAGGGTTGGCACACCAGAGAAGCCAAATTTCAAGGGGTGTTACTATAAAATGTGAGAGTAAGAAGTGGACACAGCAAAGACCTGAAAAACCCCATGGAG ACTCAGTGTTAGAAGATAGCCCACTGACAGAAAGGCATCCCAAG aAGATGAAAGCGGAGGATGGAATAAGTGTCGGGGGAGGAGAGAATGCCTCAGGGACTAAAGTGTACACTGAGCTCAATGGGCCAGAAGTGTGTCGAGAAGAAGATGGTGATGGGGTGGAGGGATTCTTGTCAGAGCCAGACGGCGAGATGGAGCTAGAACCTGCGGCCAGCGAGAGTGAGGATGGATACAGCCTCCATACGGCCTCCTCGTCTCTACAGCTCCACACAACCGCAGACTCCATCCCCAGCAGCCCTGCCTCATCACAGTT TTCTGTGTGCAGTGAGGACCTGGAAGCTCTACAGGCTCACAAGATCTGGAAGAAAGCCATTATGCTGGTGTGGCgtgcagcagccaatcacag GTATGCAAATGTCTTCCTGCAGCCAGTAACAGATGAAATTGCACCTGGGTACCACAGTATTGTGCAGAG GCCCATGGACCTTGCCgccataaaaaagaacattgagACTGGTGTGATTCGGACCACCGCTGAGTTCCAGAGGGACATCATGTTGATGTTTCAGAATGCGGTCATGTACAACAGTCTGGATCATGACGTGTACCACATGGCTCTGGAGATGCAGCGTGATGTCCTGGAGCAGATCCAGCAGTTTCTGGCTACCCAGCTTATCATGGAGACGTCAGAGTCTGGTATCAGCGCCAAGAGCCTGAGGGGCCGTGAGAGCACACGCAAACAGGACTCTACTGACAAG GACATTGTCTCCATGTCCTCtcctgccttccttctttctcttttt GATGGAGGCACCAGAGGGCGCCGTTGTGCCATAGAAGCTGACCTCAAGATGAAGAAATGA
- the brd8a gene encoding bromodomain-containing protein 8 isoform X3, translated as MGCRDDRKMANGVGKHKLLVIGPIEPWSVREKLCLATSVMKSGDQNWVSVSRAIKPFAEPGRPPDWFSQKHCASKYSELLETTEAPKRKRGEKSEVVETVEDVIVRRLTADRIDELKRLIKETQEKHRKLKREAELIQAGRLDSKLEELWEEVLQKEKLEKEETELKRKNTNASYQGKLNISSRVTDKRILSMLPLPLPARQVARNTPKRVPSITMHSPSDCISPSKEFSPGDPLECLTLDLASTKNASGSARLMSIAESSGLGNDDISHGSLLDDPTQKKLLGQKATPPPSPLLSELLKKGSILATNSRLIGEGDVTTGNMTAANDLQLAPPSQPLSQATGAPMLSRLLEASPTQFSAPLGFMVSADSASSAPLSAATPVPVDSAASTEMDVMVPSLPPGCQPVSAEDKVSELSEEDVSGSYMGDELDLKTVGDIIAIIEDKADEIVEALDAAAVEAALSLCEENGHALSGAWEAGPFQPHESHPAVPTGDPQSLSFHSCLEGKTELLEVQRGTSASLSSVCNSQDNGLAAFPMGLRDLPPTSSFSRSSKSLEHCHTGAPPQPEAMRETGGLAHQRSQISRGVTIKCESKKWTQQRPEKPHGDSVLEDSPLTERHPKKMKAEDGISVGGGENASGTKVYTELNGPEVCREEDGDGVEGFLSEPDGEMELEPAASESEDGYSLHTASSSLQLHTTADSIPSSPASSQFSVCSEDLEALQAHKIWKKAIMLVWRAAANHRYANVFLQPVTDEIAPGYHSIVQRPMDLAAIKKNIETGVIRTTAEFQRDIMLMFQNAVMYNSLDHDVYHMALEMQRDVLEQIQQFLATQLIMETSESGISAKSLRGRESTRKQDSTDKDGGTRGRRCAIEADLKMKK; from the exons ATGGGATGTCGGGATGACAGGAAAATGGCAAACGGGGTTGGAA AACACAAGCTACTTGTCATTGGACCAATAGAGCCATGGTCAGTGAGGGAGAAGCTGTGTTTGGCCACATCTGTCATGAAGAGTGGAGACCAGAACTG GGTATCTGTCAGTCGAGCCATCAAGCCATTTGCAGAACCCGGGCGACCACCTGACTGGTTCTCTCAAAAG CACTGTGCCTCCAAGTACTCTGAGCTCCTGGAAACAACAGAGGCCCCAAA GCGGAAGCGTGGTGAGAAAAGTGAAGTGGTGGAGACAGTGGAGGACGTGATAGTACGCAGGCTGACAGCTGACAGGATTGATGAACTAAAAAGGTTGATCAAAGAAACACAGGAGAAGCACAG GAAGCTGAAGAGAGAGGCTGAACTGATTCAAGCAGGACGTCTAGATTCCAAACTAGAAGAGTTATGGGAAGAAGTTCTGCA GAAGGAGAAACTGGAGAAGGAAGAAACAgagttgaaaagaaaaaacacaaatgcttctTATCAGG GCAAGTTGAACATCAGCTCTCGTGTGACTGATAAGAGAATCCTCTCTATGCTGCCCCTCCCTCTTCCAGCCAGACAGGTGGCAAGGAACACACCTAAGCGAGTGCCAAGCATCACCATGCATTCACCCTCAGACTGTATCTCCCCAAGCAAGGAGTTCTCACCAGGTGACCCACTCGAGTGCTTGACACTGGATCTTGCatcaacaaaaaat GCTTCAGGATCAGCCAGATTAATGTCAATTGCTGAGTCTTCTGGACTTGGTAATGATGACATCAGCCACGGGTCACTTCTGGATGACCCCACCCAAAAGAAGCTTCTGGGCCAGAAAGCCACACCACCACCATCTCCGCTCCTGTCAGAGTTATTGAAGAAAGGCAGTATCTTGGCCACAAATTCCAGACTG ATTGGGGAGGGTGACGTGACCACCGGTAATATGACAGCAGCAAATGACTTGCAGCTGGCTCCGCCTAGCCAACCTCTCTCTCAAGCAACAG GTGCCCCGATGTTATCCCGTCTCCTGGAGGCAAGTCCCACCCAGTTTTCTGCTCCGTTAGGTTTCATGGTCAGTGCTGACTCAGCCTCCAGTGCTCCTCTCTCTGCTGCCACTCCTGTGCCTGTTGACTCTGCTGCAAGTACAG AGATGGATGTTATGGTGCCATCTTTGCCCCCTGGATGCCAACCTGTCTCTGCAGAGGATAAAGTGTCAGAGCTCAGTGAGGAGGATGTGTCTGGGTCCTACATGGGGGATGAGCTGGACCTGAAGACAGTGGGGGACATTATTGCCATCATTGAGGACAAG GCAGATGAGATTGTAGAGGCTTTGGATGCAGCTGCAGTTGAGGCTGCACTGTCACTGTGTGAGGAGAACGGCCATGCTTTGTCTGGTGCCTGGGAGGCTGGGCCTTTCCAGCCCCATGAGTCTCACCCCGCAGTGCCCACAGGGGACCCACAGTCCTTGTCTTTTCACAGTTGTCTGGAGGGGAAGACAGAATTGTTAGAAGTTCAGCGTGGGACTTCAGCTTCACTCTCCTCTGTTTGCAACAGTCAAGATAACGGTCTTGCAGCATTCCCAATGGGACTAAGGGACCTTCCTCCCACCTCCTCATTCTCACGCAGCTCAAAGAGTTTGGAGCACTGCCACACTGGAGCACCTCCACAACCTGAGGCCATGAGAGAGACTGGAGGGTTGGCACACCAGAGAAGCCAAATTTCAAGGGGTGTTACTATAAAATGTGAGAGTAAGAAGTGGACACAGCAAAGACCTGAAAAACCCCATGGAG ACTCAGTGTTAGAAGATAGCCCACTGACAGAAAGGCATCCCAAG aAGATGAAAGCGGAGGATGGAATAAGTGTCGGGGGAGGAGAGAATGCCTCAGGGACTAAAGTGTACACTGAGCTCAATGGGCCAGAAGTGTGTCGAGAAGAAGATGGTGATGGGGTGGAGGGATTCTTGTCAGAGCCAGACGGCGAGATGGAGCTAGAACCTGCGGCCAGCGAGAGTGAGGATGGATACAGCCTCCATACGGCCTCCTCGTCTCTACAGCTCCACACAACCGCAGACTCCATCCCCAGCAGCCCTGCCTCATCACAGTT TTCTGTGTGCAGTGAGGACCTGGAAGCTCTACAGGCTCACAAGATCTGGAAGAAAGCCATTATGCTGGTGTGGCgtgcagcagccaatcacag GTATGCAAATGTCTTCCTGCAGCCAGTAACAGATGAAATTGCACCTGGGTACCACAGTATTGTGCAGAG GCCCATGGACCTTGCCgccataaaaaagaacattgagACTGGTGTGATTCGGACCACCGCTGAGTTCCAGAGGGACATCATGTTGATGTTTCAGAATGCGGTCATGTACAACAGTCTGGATCATGACGTGTACCACATGGCTCTGGAGATGCAGCGTGATGTCCTGGAGCAGATCCAGCAGTTTCTGGCTACCCAGCTTATCATGGAGACGTCAGAGTCTGGTATCAGCGCCAAGAGCCTGAGGGGCCGTGAGAGCACACGCAAACAGGACTCTACTGACAAG GATGGAGGCACCAGAGGGCGCCGTTGTGCCATAGAAGCTGACCTCAAGATGAAGAAATGA
- the brd8a gene encoding bromodomain-containing protein 8 isoform X8, with amino-acid sequence MGCRDDRKMANGVGKHKLLVIGPIEPWSVREKLCLATSVMKSGDQNWVSVSRAIKPFAEPGRPPDWFSQKHCASKYSELLETTEAPKRKRGEKSEVVETVEDVIVRRLTADRIDELKRLIKETQEKHRKLKREAELIQAGRLDSKLEELWEEVLQKEKLEKEETELKRKNTNASYQGKLNISSRVTDKRILSMLPLPLPARQVARNTPKRVPSITMHSPSDCISPSKEFSPGDPLECLTLDLASTKNASGSARLMSIAESSGLGNDDISHGSLLDDPTQKKLLGQKATPPPSPLLSELLKKGSILATNSRLIGEGDVTTGNMTAANDLQLAPPSQPLSQATGAPMLSRLLEASPTQFSAPLGFMVSADSASSAPLSAATPVPVDSAASTEMDVMVPSLPPGCQPVSAEDKVSELSEEDVSGSYMGDELDLKTVGDIIAIIEDKKMKAEDGISVGGGENASGTKVYTELNGPEVCREEDGDGVEGFLSEPDGEMELEPAASESEDGYSLHTASSSLQLHTTADSIPSSPASSQFSVCSEDLEALQAHKIWKKAIMLVWRAAANHRYANVFLQPVTDEIAPGYHSIVQRPMDLAAIKKNIETGVIRTTAEFQRDIMLMFQNAVMYNSLDHDVYHMALEMQRDVLEQIQQFLATQLIMETSESGISAKSLRGRESTRKQDSTDKDIVSMSSPAFLLSLFDGGTRGRRCAIEADLKMKK; translated from the exons ATGGGATGTCGGGATGACAGGAAAATGGCAAACGGGGTTGGAA AACACAAGCTACTTGTCATTGGACCAATAGAGCCATGGTCAGTGAGGGAGAAGCTGTGTTTGGCCACATCTGTCATGAAGAGTGGAGACCAGAACTG GGTATCTGTCAGTCGAGCCATCAAGCCATTTGCAGAACCCGGGCGACCACCTGACTGGTTCTCTCAAAAG CACTGTGCCTCCAAGTACTCTGAGCTCCTGGAAACAACAGAGGCCCCAAA GCGGAAGCGTGGTGAGAAAAGTGAAGTGGTGGAGACAGTGGAGGACGTGATAGTACGCAGGCTGACAGCTGACAGGATTGATGAACTAAAAAGGTTGATCAAAGAAACACAGGAGAAGCACAG GAAGCTGAAGAGAGAGGCTGAACTGATTCAAGCAGGACGTCTAGATTCCAAACTAGAAGAGTTATGGGAAGAAGTTCTGCA GAAGGAGAAACTGGAGAAGGAAGAAACAgagttgaaaagaaaaaacacaaatgcttctTATCAGG GCAAGTTGAACATCAGCTCTCGTGTGACTGATAAGAGAATCCTCTCTATGCTGCCCCTCCCTCTTCCAGCCAGACAGGTGGCAAGGAACACACCTAAGCGAGTGCCAAGCATCACCATGCATTCACCCTCAGACTGTATCTCCCCAAGCAAGGAGTTCTCACCAGGTGACCCACTCGAGTGCTTGACACTGGATCTTGCatcaacaaaaaat GCTTCAGGATCAGCCAGATTAATGTCAATTGCTGAGTCTTCTGGACTTGGTAATGATGACATCAGCCACGGGTCACTTCTGGATGACCCCACCCAAAAGAAGCTTCTGGGCCAGAAAGCCACACCACCACCATCTCCGCTCCTGTCAGAGTTATTGAAGAAAGGCAGTATCTTGGCCACAAATTCCAGACTG ATTGGGGAGGGTGACGTGACCACCGGTAATATGACAGCAGCAAATGACTTGCAGCTGGCTCCGCCTAGCCAACCTCTCTCTCAAGCAACAG GTGCCCCGATGTTATCCCGTCTCCTGGAGGCAAGTCCCACCCAGTTTTCTGCTCCGTTAGGTTTCATGGTCAGTGCTGACTCAGCCTCCAGTGCTCCTCTCTCTGCTGCCACTCCTGTGCCTGTTGACTCTGCTGCAAGTACAG AGATGGATGTTATGGTGCCATCTTTGCCCCCTGGATGCCAACCTGTCTCTGCAGAGGATAAAGTGTCAGAGCTCAGTGAGGAGGATGTGTCTGGGTCCTACATGGGGGATGAGCTGGACCTGAAGACAGTGGGGGACATTATTGCCATCATTGAGGACAAG aAGATGAAAGCGGAGGATGGAATAAGTGTCGGGGGAGGAGAGAATGCCTCAGGGACTAAAGTGTACACTGAGCTCAATGGGCCAGAAGTGTGTCGAGAAGAAGATGGTGATGGGGTGGAGGGATTCTTGTCAGAGCCAGACGGCGAGATGGAGCTAGAACCTGCGGCCAGCGAGAGTGAGGATGGATACAGCCTCCATACGGCCTCCTCGTCTCTACAGCTCCACACAACCGCAGACTCCATCCCCAGCAGCCCTGCCTCATCACAGTT TTCTGTGTGCAGTGAGGACCTGGAAGCTCTACAGGCTCACAAGATCTGGAAGAAAGCCATTATGCTGGTGTGGCgtgcagcagccaatcacag GTATGCAAATGTCTTCCTGCAGCCAGTAACAGATGAAATTGCACCTGGGTACCACAGTATTGTGCAGAG GCCCATGGACCTTGCCgccataaaaaagaacattgagACTGGTGTGATTCGGACCACCGCTGAGTTCCAGAGGGACATCATGTTGATGTTTCAGAATGCGGTCATGTACAACAGTCTGGATCATGACGTGTACCACATGGCTCTGGAGATGCAGCGTGATGTCCTGGAGCAGATCCAGCAGTTTCTGGCTACCCAGCTTATCATGGAGACGTCAGAGTCTGGTATCAGCGCCAAGAGCCTGAGGGGCCGTGAGAGCACACGCAAACAGGACTCTACTGACAAG GACATTGTCTCCATGTCCTCtcctgccttccttctttctcttttt GATGGAGGCACCAGAGGGCGCCGTTGTGCCATAGAAGCTGACCTCAAGATGAAGAAATGA